In the genome of Fulvivirga maritima, one region contains:
- a CDS encoding DUF885 family protein: protein MRKNIHSCFLVFVLLQCITISASYAQGSEMYEPIAQFEADERALSRTYNIHESTEYYERMTKLYDSWNKSISDMDFDAMSAQGQADYVLLKNLVEKRLYFLNIEHDKFDEISQVLEVAEPLYAFVKSRRHGAVPEYKKLAASFASIAEKLKTEEESLKKEPFENWLVAQKASDAVESLKRSLDEAYHFYYAYDPQFTWWMEEPYKTLEIALGTYSEFLKENYNTTSIKDDGSGIIGKPIGEKAIRKSLSFSMIPYGPEELIKAAEEQFQYCEAEMLKASKELGFGKDWKAALEYVKNTYVPPAEQPKLIDSLAWEATAFVENNDLITVPEMAKETWRMIMMTPERQKVNPFFTGGEVISISYPTNTMSHEDKMMSMRGNNPNFSSATVHHELIPGHHMQQYMNQRYKPYRRIFWTPFWTEGWSLYWEINLWNKQFPDTPEEKIGMLFWRMHRCARIIFSLSYHLNKMTPQECIDMLVDRVGHEYANAEAEVRRSFVGGYDPLYQVAYMIGGLQFFALQKELTAQGWTEKQYHDAVMKEGNMPIEILRSILMKKKLDKNFKTKWKFSTDFR, encoded by the coding sequence ATGAGAAAGAATATACATTCTTGTTTCTTGGTGTTTGTGCTTTTGCAGTGTATTACTATTTCGGCTTCTTATGCGCAGGGAAGTGAAATGTACGAACCCATTGCTCAGTTTGAAGCAGATGAAAGAGCACTGAGCAGAACCTATAATATACATGAGAGTACAGAGTATTATGAGCGCATGACCAAGCTTTATGATAGCTGGAACAAGAGCATCAGTGATATGGATTTTGATGCCATGTCAGCCCAAGGTCAGGCAGATTATGTATTACTCAAAAATCTGGTAGAAAAAAGGCTGTATTTTCTAAATATCGAGCATGATAAGTTTGATGAAATCAGTCAGGTGTTAGAGGTAGCAGAGCCTTTATATGCATTTGTTAAATCTCGCAGACACGGAGCTGTGCCTGAATATAAAAAGCTGGCCGCTTCATTTGCTTCTATTGCTGAGAAGTTAAAGACTGAGGAAGAATCATTAAAAAAGGAACCATTTGAAAACTGGTTGGTAGCTCAGAAGGCTTCTGATGCTGTGGAATCTTTAAAGAGATCATTAGATGAGGCCTATCATTTTTATTATGCCTATGATCCGCAATTTACCTGGTGGATGGAAGAGCCTTATAAAACATTAGAGATAGCCCTGGGCACTTACAGTGAGTTTTTAAAAGAGAATTATAATACAACCAGCATAAAAGATGATGGCAGTGGTATTATAGGTAAGCCCATAGGAGAGAAGGCGATACGTAAAAGTCTGAGCTTTTCAATGATCCCTTACGGTCCTGAGGAGCTCATCAAAGCGGCGGAAGAACAGTTTCAATACTGTGAGGCAGAAATGTTGAAGGCATCAAAAGAGCTAGGCTTTGGTAAAGACTGGAAAGCGGCTTTGGAATATGTGAAAAACACTTATGTGCCACCAGCAGAACAACCTAAGTTAATAGATTCTCTGGCTTGGGAAGCTACTGCTTTTGTAGAAAATAATGACCTCATCACCGTTCCTGAAATGGCTAAAGAGACCTGGAGAATGATTATGATGACTCCTGAAAGACAAAAAGTGAATCCATTTTTCACAGGTGGGGAAGTAATAAGTATTTCATATCCTACTAACACCATGTCTCATGAAGATAAAATGATGAGTATGAGGGGCAATAACCCTAATTTCTCTAGTGCTACTGTGCATCATGAACTTATACCTGGTCACCACATGCAGCAGTATATGAACCAAAGATACAAGCCTTATCGCCGAATATTCTGGACCCCTTTCTGGACAGAAGGATGGTCACTTTACTGGGAGATTAACCTGTGGAATAAGCAATTTCCTGATACACCAGAAGAAAAAATTGGTATGCTCTTCTGGAGAATGCACCGCTGTGCAAGAATCATTTTCTCTTTAAGCTACCATCTCAATAAAATGACTCCACAAGAGTGTATTGATATGTTGGTAGACAGAGTGGGGCATGAGTATGCTAACGCTGAAGCTGAGGTAAGACGTTCGTTTGTAGGAGGATATGATCCCTTGTATCAAGTGGCCTATATGATTGGTGGTCTTCAGTTTTTCGCCTTGCAAAAAGAGTTAACCGCTCAGGGCTGGACAGAAAAGCAATATCATGACGCTGTAATGAAAGAAGGCAATATGCCTATAGAAATATTGAGATCTATTTTGATGAAGAAGAAGCTGGACAAAAACTTCAAAACCAAATGGAAGTTCTCCACTGATTTTAGATAA
- a CDS encoding DUF5695 domain-containing protein — protein MKLSVSATFGVLSLFVYFSIKAQSPIAAELNNQSISGTVTMRGMPTLIDPDDSYEANVVGRSDWGRVNLMYRVPGGEWLSINKYNTTFEATDSTATIIDNQPGMPVVMEQHFSLQPNAIDMDVTVKAAMQFPIEIGDLSIKLPWKLPAGGGQVEVFERGFTKHHFISGHGSFIYFTRPSGKGPFLMVLPKKGTKFEYYESHEGNYEVFIHSLKSASEIEGGTWRQPHTSIHLDSAKRESREVHYGVKFRWAKNWDDMRQVLYDEGLFDIRLVPGMSVPTGMEVLFSLRTKNKIDKLQAEFPEQTSIEYVRETKKGHHIYKAIFKKLGENLITVHYNGDHYMNLEFFVTEPLETLYKKRSDFIVHSQQHRDSSKWYNGLYSVYDMKHGVLRGPDNTDGFDGWWGYVLASDDPGLCKAPYVAAKNVYYPNEEEIASVEYYLENYVWDKLQRTDKDDPYPYGIYGVPNWKVARDPLARAGTRSRQLDRMQIWRSYDYPHIVMLYYHMYQVAKLYPEKVHYLDAEGYLERACQTAKAYFTYPYEIFGEYYETYKQGCYNELVIENLIAYLEEEGRQKDADWLRNEYEKKVKYFIYDDPYPYGSEYSFDRTAFESSYAFAKYGFTHDMQSDERLWYDKTAEKWMSHPEVNKKAARDFMDRQHYANLSVRGWLEAKYFLLGSDFNGSSDHHALSYMARMGGWSVLDYGIHFSEQPSDWLQLGYASYLSPWSLMNTGTEASNYGFWFPGKENDGAMGWAFTSVKRGPSWIRKEMDRGPWYYDGEADLGNGAAFRMAATILTEDPLFGWIAYGGQLDRKKKAFHIIPQDGLRAQFAVVTDQERIQLRLETDGFAKNQPITVSKDQKEISFEIENRSGTDHTNRLYIENYQNLKFKCLVNGAEVKINKGKEGSYYANIEMRDQSPQVTIIIQH, from the coding sequence ATGAAACTTAGTGTATCCGCAACATTTGGGGTGTTATCTCTATTTGTTTACTTCAGTATCAAGGCGCAATCTCCCATCGCCGCTGAGCTGAATAATCAGTCCATTTCTGGTACTGTAACTATGAGAGGCATGCCTACACTAATAGATCCTGACGATAGCTATGAGGCGAATGTGGTAGGTCGGTCAGATTGGGGTAGAGTAAACCTAATGTATAGGGTGCCTGGAGGAGAATGGCTTTCTATCAATAAATATAATACCACTTTTGAAGCCACAGACAGTACTGCCACCATTATAGATAACCAACCCGGAATGCCGGTAGTGATGGAGCAGCACTTTTCACTGCAACCCAATGCTATTGATATGGACGTGACGGTGAAGGCAGCTATGCAATTTCCTATTGAAATAGGAGATTTATCTATAAAGCTACCGTGGAAGTTACCTGCAGGAGGAGGACAGGTAGAAGTTTTTGAAAGAGGCTTCACAAAACACCATTTTATATCAGGGCATGGTTCTTTTATTTATTTCACCAGGCCCTCTGGCAAAGGTCCATTTCTCATGGTTTTACCTAAAAAGGGGACAAAATTCGAATATTATGAAAGCCATGAGGGCAATTATGAGGTATTTATCCATTCACTTAAATCAGCCTCAGAAATAGAAGGCGGTACTTGGAGGCAGCCTCATACAAGTATTCATTTAGATAGTGCTAAGCGCGAAAGTAGAGAAGTTCATTACGGCGTGAAGTTCCGCTGGGCTAAAAACTGGGATGACATGAGGCAGGTTCTTTATGATGAAGGCCTTTTTGACATTAGATTAGTACCAGGTATGTCAGTGCCTACGGGTATGGAAGTGCTTTTTTCTCTGAGAACTAAAAACAAAATTGATAAACTACAAGCTGAATTTCCTGAGCAGACTTCTATTGAATATGTGCGGGAAACAAAAAAAGGGCATCATATCTATAAAGCCATTTTTAAAAAACTAGGTGAGAATTTAATTACTGTGCATTATAACGGTGATCATTATATGAATCTGGAATTCTTTGTCACCGAACCTTTAGAAACCTTATATAAAAAGCGTAGTGATTTTATTGTTCACTCTCAGCAGCATAGAGATTCTTCCAAATGGTATAACGGGCTATATTCCGTTTATGATATGAAGCATGGCGTACTCCGTGGTCCGGATAATACTGATGGCTTTGATGGCTGGTGGGGTTATGTTCTTGCCAGTGATGATCCTGGCTTATGTAAGGCACCTTATGTGGCTGCCAAAAATGTTTATTATCCTAATGAGGAAGAGATAGCTTCTGTGGAATATTACCTTGAGAACTACGTGTGGGATAAGTTACAACGTACAGATAAAGATGATCCTTATCCTTATGGAATATATGGAGTGCCTAATTGGAAGGTAGCCAGAGATCCTCTGGCCAGAGCGGGCACGCGTAGTCGCCAGCTGGATCGGATGCAGATTTGGAGATCATATGACTATCCTCATATTGTGATGCTTTACTATCACATGTATCAGGTGGCTAAGCTATATCCTGAAAAGGTACATTACCTGGATGCTGAAGGGTATCTGGAAAGAGCCTGCCAAACAGCGAAAGCCTATTTTACTTACCCTTATGAGATTTTCGGAGAGTATTATGAGACCTATAAGCAAGGGTGCTATAACGAGTTGGTGATTGAAAACCTGATAGCATATCTTGAAGAAGAAGGCAGGCAAAAGGATGCTGATTGGCTAAGAAATGAATATGAGAAAAAGGTAAAATACTTTATCTATGATGATCCCTATCCTTATGGTTCTGAATATTCTTTTGATAGGACCGCTTTTGAGTCTAGCTATGCTTTTGCCAAATACGGATTTACCCATGATATGCAATCTGATGAGCGCCTTTGGTATGATAAAACTGCTGAAAAATGGATGTCTCACCCGGAAGTGAATAAAAAGGCAGCACGTGATTTTATGGATCGACAGCATTATGCTAACCTGTCAGTAAGAGGATGGTTAGAAGCTAAATATTTTCTACTCGGGTCAGATTTCAATGGCAGTTCTGATCATCATGCACTCAGTTATATGGCGCGTATGGGCGGCTGGTCTGTGCTTGATTATGGCATTCATTTTTCAGAACAACCTTCTGACTGGCTACAGCTTGGGTATGCATCTTATTTAAGCCCCTGGTCATTAATGAATACCGGTACCGAGGCAAGTAACTATGGCTTTTGGTTTCCGGGTAAAGAAAATGACGGCGCTATGGGCTGGGCATTCACTTCAGTGAAAAGAGGCCCAAGCTGGATAAGAAAGGAAATGGATCGCGGACCGTGGTATTATGATGGTGAGGCTGATCTTGGTAATGGAGCAGCTTTTAGAATGGCAGCCACTATTCTTACTGAAGATCCTCTCTTCGGGTGGATAGCTTATGGGGGGCAGTTAGACAGAAAGAAAAAGGCTTTTCATATCATACCTCAAGATGGGCTGAGGGCTCAGTTTGCTGTAGTTACCGATCAAGAAAGAATACAGCTTCGGCTGGAAACGGATGGTTTTGCCAAAAATCAACCCATTACGGTAAGTAAAGACCAGAAGGAGATCAGCTTTGAAATTGAAAACAGATCAGGTACTGATCATACTAACCGATTGTACATAGAGAATTATCAGAATCTGAAATTTAAATGCTTAGTAAATGGGGCAGAAGTGAAGATTAATAAAGGAAAAGAGGGGAGTTACTATGCTAATATAGAAATGAGAGATCAATCACCTCAGGTGACTATTATTATACAACATTAA
- a CDS encoding sodium-dependent transporter has product MNKTSNQRFSSKLAFLLSVLGIAIGTGNIWRFPRIVAQNGTTEGAGAFIFAWIIFLFMWSIPLIIGEYAIGRKFRLGLVGAFKNATEGKLTWMGAFMAFVATAITFFYSVIVGWCIYYFIYMIIEPLPLNTQSAMHIWDSYQNSVWPLVTHAIALIVGCLAIWKGVSSIEKINKFLIPSLLVIILGCLVRALTLEGATEGIAYLFTPNWSQLTSPRIWIEALTQNAWDTGAGWGMFLTYAAYMNKSQGIVKNAFFTGLGNNTISLLSAMIIFGTVFAILSNEGGMSRGEVLNIVKTSGPASTGLTFIWMPQLFAKMFGGPVLAVLFFMGLTFAGFSSLIAQLELPTRIVIDCGVTRPKALFIVGAISYVLGIPSAINLDILTNQDFVWGVALLVSGVFFAIVLIVYGLDTIRNEENQFANSDWSINVIWKYILKFFIPVAGLVLIVWFLADAAQVDQWYNPLESYSLMTCIVQWVLIITALFLLNKKINKKVV; this is encoded by the coding sequence ATGAACAAAACATCCAACCAAAGATTTTCTTCAAAACTTGCATTTTTACTCAGTGTTTTAGGTATAGCCATAGGCACAGGCAACATCTGGCGCTTTCCCAGAATTGTAGCACAAAACGGAACCACAGAAGGAGCCGGAGCATTCATTTTTGCCTGGATTATATTTCTATTCATGTGGAGTATACCACTTATAATAGGCGAATATGCCATTGGTAGAAAATTCCGATTAGGCCTTGTGGGTGCATTTAAAAACGCCACAGAAGGCAAGCTTACCTGGATGGGCGCTTTCATGGCTTTTGTAGCCACTGCCATCACCTTCTTCTATTCTGTAATAGTAGGCTGGTGTATTTACTACTTTATATACATGATCATAGAACCTTTGCCACTAAACACCCAAAGTGCCATGCATATTTGGGATAGCTACCAAAATAGCGTTTGGCCTTTGGTAACACATGCTATTGCTTTAATAGTTGGTTGTTTAGCCATATGGAAAGGGGTTTCTTCTATAGAAAAGATTAATAAATTCCTTATTCCCAGCCTGTTAGTAATCATACTAGGTTGCCTGGTAAGAGCGCTTACCTTAGAGGGCGCCACTGAAGGCATTGCTTACCTGTTTACCCCTAACTGGTCACAGTTAACCTCTCCCAGAATATGGATAGAAGCCTTAACTCAAAATGCGTGGGATACCGGCGCCGGCTGGGGCATGTTTCTCACCTATGCTGCTTATATGAATAAAAGCCAGGGAATAGTTAAAAATGCCTTTTTCACAGGGCTCGGAAACAATACCATTTCGCTACTATCAGCCATGATCATTTTCGGGACAGTATTCGCCATACTGAGTAATGAAGGCGGCATGAGCAGAGGGGAAGTACTCAATATTGTAAAAACCAGTGGCCCGGCTTCTACCGGACTTACTTTTATATGGATGCCGCAGCTATTCGCTAAAATGTTTGGCGGGCCGGTTTTAGCTGTTCTATTTTTTATGGGCTTAACCTTTGCAGGCTTTTCATCATTAATCGCTCAGCTAGAACTACCCACGCGTATAGTTATAGATTGCGGCGTTACACGTCCGAAAGCGCTTTTTATAGTAGGCGCTATCAGTTATGTACTAGGAATACCCTCAGCTATTAATCTGGATATTTTAACTAACCAGGACTTTGTTTGGGGTGTTGCTCTATTGGTATCCGGCGTATTCTTTGCCATAGTGCTCATTGTTTATGGCCTTGATACTATTAGAAATGAAGAAAACCAATTTGCCAATTCTGATTGGTCTATCAATGTGATATGGAAGTATATCTTGAAATTTTTTATACCTGTAGCCGGTCTGGTACTCATTGTTTGGTTTCTGGCCGATGCCGCTCAGGTAGATCAGTGGTATAACCCCCTTGAATCTTACAGCTTAATGACCTGCATTGTTCAATGGGTTTTAATCATTACAGCATTGTTTTTACTAAATAAAAAAATAAATAAGAAAGTTGTTTAA
- a CDS encoding M1 family metallopeptidase, whose protein sequence is MKKNLLFLIFSFISICAFSQSYTHQDSLRGTITLERAWWDLKYYHLDIKVTPADSSINGSVTVAYKVLKPYQVMQIDLQAPLKIKKVVDEAGNELPVKHNGNAHFITLKETQKKGDFKSVVVYYGGRPQIAIRPPWDGGISWDKDEEGNDFIHTNCQGIGASIWWPNKDHMYDEPDSLLMSVNVPKDLMDVSNGRLIKTDKLKDGTTTYHWFVSNPLNNYAVSINIANYKHFSEVYKGEKGDLDMDYYVLPYNFKKAKKQFKDAPRMMEAFEYWYGPYPFYEDGYKLVEVPSTGMEHQSAVTYGNRYANGYRGKDASGTGYGLKFDFIIIHESGHEWFANSITYKDMADMWIHESFTNYSESLFIEYFYGKEAAQAYVRGNRRGISNDKPIIADYGVNAKGSGDMYPKGGNMLNTLRTVINDDKVWRSILRGLNETFYHQTVETSQIENYISEKSGMELKPFFDQYLRDTKIPTLEYYQKDGQFFFRWGNAVTGFDLPARVLLDGKEVWIKPTKEWGNIDMSTPFEHLEMDPNIYAGILKITDY, encoded by the coding sequence ATGAAGAAAAACTTATTATTCCTCATATTTTCATTTATCAGTATATGTGCTTTCTCGCAAAGCTACACTCATCAGGACTCACTACGAGGAACCATAACGCTGGAAAGAGCCTGGTGGGATTTAAAATATTATCATTTAGACATTAAAGTAACCCCTGCTGATAGCAGCATCAATGGTAGTGTTACTGTTGCCTATAAAGTACTCAAACCCTACCAGGTTATGCAAATAGACCTGCAAGCCCCACTAAAAATAAAGAAAGTGGTAGATGAGGCAGGCAATGAGTTACCGGTAAAACATAATGGCAACGCACATTTTATCACCTTAAAGGAAACACAGAAAAAAGGTGATTTTAAAAGTGTAGTAGTTTATTATGGCGGGCGCCCTCAGATTGCCATTAGACCACCCTGGGACGGAGGTATTTCGTGGGATAAAGATGAGGAAGGTAATGATTTTATTCATACCAACTGCCAGGGCATCGGAGCCAGCATCTGGTGGCCTAATAAGGACCACATGTATGATGAGCCGGACAGCTTGCTCATGAGTGTAAATGTACCTAAGGACCTGATGGATGTTTCCAATGGCCGATTAATTAAAACAGACAAGCTAAAAGATGGTACTACCACTTACCACTGGTTTGTGAGCAACCCGCTCAATAACTACGCGGTAAGCATTAACATAGCTAATTATAAGCACTTCTCTGAAGTGTATAAGGGAGAAAAAGGAGACTTGGATATGGACTACTATGTGCTCCCGTATAATTTTAAAAAGGCTAAAAAACAGTTTAAAGATGCTCCAAGAATGATGGAAGCTTTCGAATACTGGTATGGCCCCTACCCTTTTTATGAAGACGGTTACAAACTGGTAGAGGTACCCAGCACCGGCATGGAACACCAGAGTGCAGTAACTTATGGCAACCGATATGCTAACGGATACCGTGGCAAAGATGCCAGCGGCACTGGCTATGGTTTGAAATTCGACTTCATCATTATTCATGAATCAGGTCATGAGTGGTTTGCAAACAGCATCACCTACAAAGACATGGCTGATATGTGGATACACGAAAGCTTCACCAATTATTCAGAAAGCCTTTTCATCGAATACTTCTATGGTAAAGAGGCAGCGCAGGCCTATGTGAGAGGAAACAGAAGAGGCATTTCTAATGACAAGCCCATCATAGCTGACTATGGTGTTAACGCTAAAGGAAGTGGAGATATGTATCCTAAAGGAGGAAATATGCTCAACACACTCCGCACGGTGATTAACGATGACAAAGTTTGGCGTTCTATCTTAAGAGGACTGAATGAAACCTTCTATCACCAAACAGTAGAGACAAGCCAAATAGAAAATTATATCAGCGAAAAAAGCGGAATGGAATTAAAACCATTCTTCGATCAATACCTTCGAGACACTAAAATTCCGACTTTAGAATATTATCAAAAAGACGGGCAATTCTTTTTCAGGTGGGGTAATGCTGTTACTGGATTTGATTTACCAGCCAGAGTTTTGCTAGATGGAAAAGAAGTTTGGATTAAACCAACAAAAGAATGGGGCAATATAGATATGAGCACCCCTTTTGAGCATTTAGAAATGGATCCTAACATATATGCAGGAATTCTTAAAATAACTGATTATTAA
- a CDS encoding AraC family transcriptional regulator, with amino-acid sequence MKVLPFKIPRNNAEMIMVQHDQESHIYHILHQHPELQLTLIRKSFGTAVIGGHIGEFEEGDVFIIGSNVPHVFRNDESFYENTDLIEADVIYVFLDELMPDNAMLNYQLVQDLFVAAKQGIKLKGDLKEKVGRGIERLLQVKGLERLIQVLSIIDMLADEENMMLLNQEIIKQSIDENDGKRLNDVIQFTFENYAEKITLEQVAEIANMVPSAFCRFFKQRTRKTYFDFLNEIRIRHACRLLLNKDMTIVKICFLSGFNNLSYFNRKFKQMTGYSPLKYHNALKGVNKK; translated from the coding sequence ATGAAAGTTCTACCCTTTAAGATACCTAGAAACAATGCTGAAATGATCATGGTGCAACATGATCAGGAGAGCCATATATATCATATTTTACACCAGCACCCTGAGCTGCAGCTGACTCTTATTAGGAAGAGCTTTGGCACTGCTGTAATAGGAGGTCATATAGGGGAATTTGAAGAAGGAGATGTTTTTATAATAGGATCTAATGTGCCTCATGTGTTTAGGAATGATGAATCATTTTATGAAAACACTGATCTTATAGAGGCAGATGTAATTTATGTTTTTCTTGACGAGCTGATGCCTGATAATGCTATGTTAAACTATCAGCTGGTGCAGGATCTTTTTGTGGCGGCTAAGCAGGGCATAAAATTAAAAGGAGATCTGAAAGAAAAGGTAGGTAGAGGTATAGAGAGATTATTACAGGTAAAAGGTTTAGAAAGACTCATACAGGTGCTTAGCATAATTGATATGCTGGCTGATGAAGAAAATATGATGCTCCTCAACCAGGAGATTATTAAACAATCTATTGATGAAAATGATGGTAAAAGACTCAATGATGTAATACAATTTACATTTGAGAACTATGCCGAAAAGATAACATTGGAGCAAGTAGCCGAAATTGCCAACATGGTTCCTTCTGCTTTTTGTAGATTTTTTAAACAGAGAACACGAAAAACGTATTTCGATTTTCTCAATGAAATTAGAATAAGGCATGCCTGTAGGTTACTGCTCAACAAGGATATGACCATTGTTAAAATTTGCTTTTTGTCTGGATTTAATAACCTATCCTATTTTAATAGAAAGTTTAAACAGATGACAGGTTACTCCCCATTAAAGTATCATAACGCCTTAAAAGGGGTCAATAAAAAGTGA
- a CDS encoding dihydrodipicolinate synthase family protein produces the protein MKVTWTGIYPAITTKFTDNDELDLPLFEKNLKFQLEAGIEGLIIGGTLGEATALTDEEKKTLIKSSLETVGHTIPVLLNIAEQTTKEAIRQAQMAEEHGAHGLMLLPPMRYKATDYETVEYFKAVANATSLPIMLYNNPVDYKILITLDMLDELKECSNIQAIKESTRDITNITRMRNKFGDRFKILGGVDTLALEALLMGADGLVAGLVCAFPEETVAIYKLAKAGRIEEALEIYRWFMPLSELDIDAQLVQNIKLAEVYTGIGSENVRAPRLILRGKRREEVIKVIEDSLACRPTLPNYKKIEI, from the coding sequence ATGAAAGTTACATGGACAGGGATTTATCCTGCAATAACTACCAAGTTTACCGACAACGACGAACTAGACTTACCTTTATTCGAAAAGAATCTTAAATTTCAACTAGAAGCAGGTATCGAAGGCTTGATCATAGGCGGAACTCTTGGAGAAGCCACTGCGCTTACTGATGAAGAAAAGAAAACGCTTATAAAATCTTCTCTGGAAACTGTAGGACACACCATACCTGTCCTTCTAAACATTGCGGAGCAAACTACAAAAGAAGCTATCCGTCAGGCGCAAATGGCCGAAGAGCACGGAGCACACGGGTTAATGTTACTCCCTCCTATGAGATATAAAGCTACTGATTATGAAACAGTAGAATATTTCAAAGCTGTAGCTAATGCCACTTCACTGCCTATCATGCTTTATAACAACCCTGTTGATTATAAAATATTGATCACTTTAGATATGCTAGATGAGCTCAAAGAATGCAGCAATATTCAGGCAATCAAAGAATCAACCAGAGACATCACCAACATCACTCGTATGAGAAATAAATTTGGTGATAGGTTTAAAATATTAGGTGGAGTAGATACCCTGGCTTTGGAAGCACTACTTATGGGTGCTGACGGTTTAGTAGCTGGTCTTGTTTGCGCTTTCCCTGAAGAAACAGTAGCCATTTACAAACTAGCAAAAGCTGGTCGTATAGAAGAGGCTTTAGAGATATACAGATGGTTCATGCCACTTTCTGAGTTAGATATAGATGCTCAGTTGGTACAAAATATTAAATTGGCAGAGGTATATACAGGCATAGGTTCTGAAAATGTAAGAGCTCCACGCCTTATACTAAGAGGTAAGCGTAGAGAAGAAGTGATCAAGGTAATAGAAGATAGCCTTGCTTGCAGACCTACCCTGCCTAATTACAAGAAAATAGAAATATAA
- a CDS encoding aldehyde dehydrogenase (NADP(+)) gives MHGKNRIGYNLLETELGTVKAFSPITKESLPEKFDVAGQDEVNAALEQAEKAFGAYKYVSAAKKADFLDAIADEILALGDALIERACLESALPEGRIRGERGRTMGQLKMFATLLRDGSWVEASIEPAMPDREPLPRADLRKMLRPVGPVVVFTASNFPLAFSTAGGDTSSALAAGNPVIVKAHESHLGTNEMVSDAIARAAEKTGMPDGVFSSLTGNGYEIGKQLVQHPKAKSVAFTGSFKGGKALYDLANERENPIPVFAEMGSINPVFVMPDKVAADPEGLAKATAGSINMGVGQFCTNPGLIIGIESDALSTYISTLAKETESMQATAMLNSGIAKAYKAGAENAGSQNGVQVLAKGAEAEEGLEGQSTVATVSAADFLKNPELQHEVFGPFSLVVTCADSAEVEKVIASLSGQLTTTFLATEKDVAEFDQIIKDASELCGRLIFNSFPTGVEVCHSMQHGGPYPAATDSRFTSVGTGAIKRFVRPVCYQDAPKSILPEELHDDNPLDIWRLVNGAWTKDKIA, from the coding sequence ATGCACGGAAAAAACAGAATAGGATATAACCTTTTAGAGACCGAACTCGGCACTGTTAAAGCTTTTAGTCCTATCACTAAAGAATCCTTGCCTGAAAAATTCGATGTAGCCGGACAAGATGAAGTAAATGCGGCACTGGAGCAAGCCGAAAAGGCATTTGGTGCTTATAAATACGTCAGCGCAGCTAAGAAAGCTGATTTTCTTGATGCCATAGCTGATGAAATATTAGCCCTTGGAGATGCGCTTATAGAAAGAGCCTGCCTCGAGTCTGCATTACCAGAAGGACGCATAAGAGGAGAAAGAGGGAGAACCATGGGGCAGCTTAAAATGTTTGCCACACTACTTAGAGACGGCTCTTGGGTAGAAGCCAGTATAGAGCCTGCTATGCCAGACAGGGAACCTTTACCTCGTGCAGACTTGAGAAAAATGCTTAGACCTGTAGGGCCAGTAGTAGTTTTTACTGCCAGTAACTTTCCATTGGCATTCTCTACTGCAGGTGGAGATACCTCTTCGGCGCTGGCCGCAGGAAACCCTGTGATCGTAAAAGCTCACGAATCTCATTTAGGTACTAACGAGATGGTTTCTGATGCCATAGCCCGAGCTGCAGAAAAAACAGGAATGCCTGACGGTGTTTTCAGTAGCCTTACAGGAAATGGATATGAAATAGGTAAGCAATTAGTGCAACACCCTAAAGCTAAATCTGTAGCCTTTACAGGTTCATTCAAAGGGGGTAAAGCGCTATATGACCTGGCTAACGAAAGAGAAAACCCCATTCCGGTATTTGCAGAAATGGGAAGCATCAACCCTGTTTTTGTAATGCCAGATAAAGTAGCAGCTGATCCTGAAGGTTTAGCTAAAGCTACAGCGGGCTCTATTAACATGGGTGTAGGTCAGTTTTGTACTAATCCAGGCCTTATCATAGGTATTGAGTCAGATGCACTCAGCACTTACATTAGCACCCTAGCCAAAGAAACCGAAAGCATGCAAGCTACTGCTATGTTAAATAGCGGCATAGCTAAAGCTTATAAAGCTGGAGCCGAAAATGCCGGTTCTCAGAATGGAGTACAAGTATTAGCTAAAGGAGCTGAAGCAGAAGAAGGCCTGGAAGGGCAGTCTACTGTGGCCACCGTTTCGGCAGCTGACTTCTTGAAAAACCCTGAACTACAGCACGAAGTTTTCGGACCATTTTCATTAGTAGTAACCTGCGCTGATAGTGCTGAAGTAGAAAAAGTAATTGCTTCTTTATCAGGACAGCTTACCACTACCTTCTTAGCTACAGAGAAAGATGTGGCTGAGTTTGATCAAATTATTAAAGATGCCTCTGAACTATGTGGAAGACTTATCTTCAATAGCTTCCCTACTGGCGTAGAAGTGTGTCATAGTATGCAGCACGGTGGTCCGTACCCTGCGGCTACTGATTCTCGCTTTACCTCTGTAGGTACTGGAGCCATCAAAAGATTTGTAAGACCAGTTTGCTATCAGGATGCCCCTAAAAGCATTCTTCCTGAAGAGCTTCATGATGATAATCCTCTTGATATATGGAGGTTAGTCAATGGCGCTTGGACTAAGGACAAAATAGCATGA